The following are from one region of the Hyla sarda isolate aHylSar1 chromosome 6, aHylSar1.hap1, whole genome shotgun sequence genome:
- the LOC130275735 gene encoding actin nucleation-promoting factor WASL-like isoform X2 produces the protein MSDSAEKMELEEVLTSGPDEEEMKRQQRRRHSGSKFHASQAKTDDGSNYYTRKEPHTGRAQRAKLNKSDIGSPTCFKHVTHVGFNAVPRFDDSSEMDLKRLFNMAGVKEEHLQDREAANRIFSVLEKAGSMEAVRKQTRRMTSVEKPSTRTRLRSLSSSSLTPSKRQHGLEQDSPHVAKIAAILARGSHLYHPPSVSKVPPLTQPLPTCHFPSMRPPPPMPPYLNELSQSFSPAADLPAGHRSKKEYLPLNLLSTKSSMKPPPTLLLVAKAVTSETDSLPLPPSIPDHSCPDSKINMVSSPPSLPHSDSSSNITKCVPAHYPSSIPSIEPTIKLGDVPSPPPFPQADNSGTITSCYFNECLTKCAAIPLPPSPPPLNFNKQSEDLPSNRSECSLIPHNTVASTKEPEHQTNPAMFLDQIKQGIQLKSVTQTVKVENTECSHIVTALMDVMKKRHKALHSSDEEEVEDDNWED, from the exons GCTCTAAATTTCATGCATCCCAGGCCAAAACAGACGATGGTTCGAATTATTACACCCGAAAGGAGCCTCATACAGGACGAGCTCAAAGAGCGAAGCTGAACAAATCAGACATCGGCTCACCCACCTGCTTCAA ACATGTCACTCATGTGGGATTTAATGCCGTGCCTCGTTTTGAT GATAGTTCAGAAATGGACTTGAAAAGGTTGTTCAACATGGCAGGTGTCAAAGAGGAGCACCTTCAAGACCGTGAAGCTGCAAATAGAATATTTTCTGTGCTAGAAAAGGCAGGCAGCATGGAGGCTGTAAGGAAGCAGACAAGGCGAATGA CATCTGTGGAGAAGCCAAGCACACGTACTAGACTTcgttctttgtcttcttcaagCTTAACGCCATCAAAAAGACAACACGGTCTTGAACAGGATTCTCCCCATGTTGCCAAAATTGCAGCAATCTTGGCACGTGGCTCTCACTTATACCACCCTCCATCTGTAAGTAAAGTTCCGCCGCTGACGCAACCTCTTCCAACTTGCCACTTCCCATCGATGAGACCTCCTCCTCCGATGCCTCCTTATCTGAATGAGTTGTCTCAAAGCTTTTCTCCAGCAGCTGACCTTCCTGCAGGTCATCGTTCAAAGAAAGAATATCTCCCTCTGAATCTTCTCTCTACTAAAAGCTCCATGAAACCACCACCTACTCTACTTCTGGTTGCAAAAGCTGTTACTTCAGAAACTGATAGTCTTCCTCTTCCACCATCTATTCCAGACCATTCCTGTCCTGACTCTAAAATAAACATGGTGTCCTCACCTCCGTCTCTTCCTCACTCTGATAGCTCTTCAAATATAACCAAATGCGTACCTGCACATTACCCTTCATCCATCCCAAGCATTGAGCCAACTATTAAACTTGGGGATGTTCCATCGCCTCCACCTTTTCCGCAAGCTGATAACTCGGGAACCATTACTTCATGTTACTTCAATGAATGTCTGACTAAATGTGCTGCTATCCCACTACCTCCATCCCCTCCCCCACTCAACTTTAACAAACAGTCTGAGGATCTACCATCTAATAGATCTGAGTGCTCACTCATTCCGCACAACACTGTGGCCTCCACTAAAGAACCAGAACACCAGACTAATCCTGCTATGTTCTTGGACCAGATCAAGCAGGGCATCCAGCTGAAATCT GTGACTCAAACTGTGAAAGTTGAGAATACAGAATGTTCTCACATAGTCACAGCGTTAATGGATGTCATGAAGAAAAGGCACAAGGCATTGCACTCCTCAG atgAGGAAGAGGTGGAGGACGATAACTGGGAAGACTGA
- the LOC130275735 gene encoding actin nucleation-promoting factor WASL-like isoform X1, whose protein sequence is MAVEEDADWLMQSPDVHYSSNNGADRRQNGDQHRNVGRGSKFHASQAKTDDGSNYYTRKEPHTGRAQRAKLNKSDIGSPTCFKHVTHVGFNAVPRFDDSSEMDLKRLFNMAGVKEEHLQDREAANRIFSVLEKAGSMEAVRKQTRRMTSVEKPSTRTRLRSLSSSSLTPSKRQHGLEQDSPHVAKIAAILARGSHLYHPPSVSKVPPLTQPLPTCHFPSMRPPPPMPPYLNELSQSFSPAADLPAGHRSKKEYLPLNLLSTKSSMKPPPTLLLVAKAVTSETDSLPLPPSIPDHSCPDSKINMVSSPPSLPHSDSSSNITKCVPAHYPSSIPSIEPTIKLGDVPSPPPFPQADNSGTITSCYFNECLTKCAAIPLPPSPPPLNFNKQSEDLPSNRSECSLIPHNTVASTKEPEHQTNPAMFLDQIKQGIQLKSVTQTVKVENTECSHIVTALMDVMKKRHKALHSSDEEEVEDDNWED, encoded by the exons GCTCTAAATTTCATGCATCCCAGGCCAAAACAGACGATGGTTCGAATTATTACACCCGAAAGGAGCCTCATACAGGACGAGCTCAAAGAGCGAAGCTGAACAAATCAGACATCGGCTCACCCACCTGCTTCAA ACATGTCACTCATGTGGGATTTAATGCCGTGCCTCGTTTTGAT GATAGTTCAGAAATGGACTTGAAAAGGTTGTTCAACATGGCAGGTGTCAAAGAGGAGCACCTTCAAGACCGTGAAGCTGCAAATAGAATATTTTCTGTGCTAGAAAAGGCAGGCAGCATGGAGGCTGTAAGGAAGCAGACAAGGCGAATGA CATCTGTGGAGAAGCCAAGCACACGTACTAGACTTcgttctttgtcttcttcaagCTTAACGCCATCAAAAAGACAACACGGTCTTGAACAGGATTCTCCCCATGTTGCCAAAATTGCAGCAATCTTGGCACGTGGCTCTCACTTATACCACCCTCCATCTGTAAGTAAAGTTCCGCCGCTGACGCAACCTCTTCCAACTTGCCACTTCCCATCGATGAGACCTCCTCCTCCGATGCCTCCTTATCTGAATGAGTTGTCTCAAAGCTTTTCTCCAGCAGCTGACCTTCCTGCAGGTCATCGTTCAAAGAAAGAATATCTCCCTCTGAATCTTCTCTCTACTAAAAGCTCCATGAAACCACCACCTACTCTACTTCTGGTTGCAAAAGCTGTTACTTCAGAAACTGATAGTCTTCCTCTTCCACCATCTATTCCAGACCATTCCTGTCCTGACTCTAAAATAAACATGGTGTCCTCACCTCCGTCTCTTCCTCACTCTGATAGCTCTTCAAATATAACCAAATGCGTACCTGCACATTACCCTTCATCCATCCCAAGCATTGAGCCAACTATTAAACTTGGGGATGTTCCATCGCCTCCACCTTTTCCGCAAGCTGATAACTCGGGAACCATTACTTCATGTTACTTCAATGAATGTCTGACTAAATGTGCTGCTATCCCACTACCTCCATCCCCTCCCCCACTCAACTTTAACAAACAGTCTGAGGATCTACCATCTAATAGATCTGAGTGCTCACTCATTCCGCACAACACTGTGGCCTCCACTAAAGAACCAGAACACCAGACTAATCCTGCTATGTTCTTGGACCAGATCAAGCAGGGCATCCAGCTGAAATCT GTGACTCAAACTGTGAAAGTTGAGAATACAGAATGTTCTCACATAGTCACAGCGTTAATGGATGTCATGAAGAAAAGGCACAAGGCATTGCACTCCTCAG atgAGGAAGAGGTGGAGGACGATAACTGGGAAGACTGA